One Misgurnus anguillicaudatus chromosome 19, ASM2758022v2, whole genome shotgun sequence genomic region harbors:
- the LOC129432024 gene encoding uncharacterized protein: MTDNAGPAAPPRATPVIMGSPWVQRYGGAESEVRLTEWKAQLEYLADLQGLSAAQRLQFVLNSLEGEARREVQAAPEATRATAQTVFQFLTEQYGDHTPVAVLRSQFFNCKQGPRQPIRAFALRLREQFTRLQARRDHGLGDGEALLRDQFLLGMKEGPVRQSLRVQFRRDPGLTFEDLKKEALALEGDEAEVTEAPVCAAVSGNTAAPPEHADWKQALRVELLKDVREQMSELSKTLLGELRQSRAREEPRPAPRERVYSERGREPPGRPNRLNRPRFEWDDQGRPICNRCGEPGHYSRQCGPRRASEGGF, translated from the coding sequence ATGACTGACAACGCGGGGCCAGCGGCCCCACCCCGTGCCACACCCGTTATCATGGGCAGTCCATGGGTCCAGAGATACGGAGGAGCCGAGTCGGAGGTACGCCTGACTGAATGGAAGGCCCAGCTGGAGTACTTGGCCGACCTGCAGGGCCTTAGCGCCGCCCAGCGGCTTCAATTTGTGTTAAACTCCTTAGAAGGAGAAGCACGGCGAGAAGTACAAGCCGCCCCCGAAGCGACTAGAGCCACCGCCCAGACTGTGTTCCAGTTCCTCACTGAACAATATGGTGACCATACCCCCGTAGCTGTCCTCCGCTCACAATTTTTCAATTGCAaacaaggcccccgacaacctATTCGAGCTTTTGCCCTCAGGCTGCGGGAGCAGTTCACTCGCCTGCAAGCCCGACGAGACCATGGGCTAGGAGATGGAGAAGCCTTGTTACGCGACCAGTTCCTCCTGGGGATGAAAGAAGGCCCcgtgagacaaagtctgagggtCCAGTTCCGGAGGGACCCCGGGCTGACCTTCGAAGATCTAAAGAAGGAGGCGCTAGCCCTGGAGGGGGACGAGGCCGAAGTAACCGAAGCCCCCGTATGTGCAGCCGTAAGTGGAAACACAGCGGCGCCACCTGAACACGCAGACTGGAAACAAGCCCTGCGGGTGGAATTGTTGAAAGATGTCCGAGAGCAGATGTCGGAGCTATCTAAGACCCTCTTGGGGGAACTTCGCCAAAGTAGGGCGCGGGAGGAACCGaggccggcaccccgagagcgagtCTACTCTGAGAGGGGCCGAGAGCCACCGGGACGCCCGAATCGTTTGAACCGGCCCCGCTTCGAGTGGGATGACCAAGGGCGGCCAATCTGTAATCGGTGTGGAGAACCGGGGCATTACAGTCGCCAGTGTGGGCCTCGCAGGGCATCAGAAGGGGGTTTTTAA